The following proteins are encoded in a genomic region of Papaver somniferum cultivar HN1 unplaced genomic scaffold, ASM357369v1 unplaced-scaffold_10, whole genome shotgun sequence:
- the LOC113326671 gene encoding feruloyl CoA ortho-hydroxylase 2-like gives MGSDSAFDFEKESDVFEYVVKEGHGVKGLADTGLTTVPPRYIHPPSERIDRKDTIDSTPFLSDPIDISALLEEGDDVDVETKKSEISKKLCEAAEKLGFFQVVNHGVSHEVMEDAKRAAHVFFNLPRERKLALSKANSPCQHVFCGTSFSPQAEKSLEWKDYVSMVYVNDDEEVRKFWPEECRDAAIAYLKSANRMILAMLSALLKGLGVEIDEATIRSYTDARAVNMNFYPPCPNPDLTVGVGRHSDLAALTILLQDDIGGLFVRAQDKGWIEIPPVEDALVINVGDTLEILSNGRYKSAEHRALASNTRARVSVPIFVSPIPPTTIGPLPGLAEKNGKTVYKQLLFGEYMDNYFRNGHQGKATLDFARA, from the exons ATGGGTAGCGATAGTGCTTTCGATTTTGAGAAAGAATCCGACGTATTCGAATATGTTGTAAAAGAGGGTCATGGTGTCAAAGGTTTAGCTGATACTGGCTTAACAACTGTACCGCCGAGGTATATTCATCCACCATCAGAGCGAATCGATCGCAAAGACACGATCGACTCTACACCTTTTTTAAGTGATCCTATTGACATATCAGCTTTgctagaagaaggtgatgatgttgatgttgagaCGAAGAAGAGTGAGATTAGTAAGAAGCTATGTGAAGCTgctgaaaaactagggttttttcaaGTAGTGAATCATGGTGTGTCTCATGAAGTTATGGAGGATGCTAAACGTGCGGCTCATGTTTTCTTTAACTTACCTCGGGAGAGAAAATTGGCTCTCTCTAAAGCCAATTCACCATGCCAACATGTTTTTTGCGGTACTAGTTTTTCTCCTCAGGCCGAGAAATCCTTGGAATGGAAAGATTATGTAAGCATGGTCTATGTAAATGACGATGAAGAGGTTCGAAAGTTTTGGCCTGAGGAATGCCG GGATGCTGCTATTGCTTATCTAAAATCAGCCAATAGAATGATACTTGCGATGTTGAGCGCCCTTCTAAAAGGATTGGGAGTTGAAATCGATGAGGCTACGATCCGTTCCTACACAGATGCTAGAGCTGTAAACATGAACTTCTACCCGCCATGTCCAAATCCTGATCTTACAGTTGGTGTCGGGCGACATTCTGATCTTGCTGCCCTCACGATTCTCTTACAAGATGATATCGGAGGTCTCTTTGTTAGGGCTCAAGATAAAGGGTGGATCGAGATCCCACCGGTGGAAGATGCACTCGTCATCAACGTTGGTGACACTCTGGAGATATTGAGCAATGGGAGGTACAAGAGTGCTGAACATAGGGCGTTAGCAAGTAACACAAGAGCCAGGGTCTCGGTACCAATATTCGTGAGCCCGATTCCTCCAACCACCATAGGACCACTTCCAGGATTGGCTGAGAAAAACGGAAAGACGGTATACAAACAGTTGTTGTTTGGGGAATACATGGACAACTATTTCAGAAATGGTCACCAAGGCAAAGCTACACTAGATTTTGCTAGGGCCTAg
- the LOC113327020 gene encoding PH, RCC1 and FYVE domains-containing protein 1-like — translation MADPVSYGNSGRDIEQALVVLKKGTQLIKYSRKGKPKLCPFRISPDEATLIWYSRGEERNLKLSSVSRIIAGQRTAVFRRYLRPEKEYLSFSLIYKNGERSLDLICKDKTEAEVWFAGLKELISTGQQSRRSRSELPDFQEGGLLFGAALEVSSTLSRDNPLNLISPDVGSDRASMQRPSNADGGFRISVSSAAPSYSSQGSGPDDIESLGDVYVWGEVYSDGNLNEGSVTSFPSKSDVLLPKPLESTVVLDVHQISSGSRHAALVTRQGEVFSWGEQFGGRLGHGIDKDCSCPRLVEFLAVNNVEYIACGEYHTCAISTAGDLFTWGDGTYFAGLLGHSTEVSHWAPKRVSGPIEGLQVLSVACGSWHSALATTSGQLFTFGNGAFGALGHGNLESVSYPREVEALSGFKAVKVACGIWHTAAVVEVMGQQGTAISRKLFTWGGGDKYRLGHGDKDARLVPTCVAPLIDYNFLTMACGENITVALTTSGHVFTMGSTAYGQLGNPLSNGKLPCLVQDKLVGEFVEEVSCGACHVAVLTSRSEVFTWGCGANGRLGHGDTDDRKAPTLVEALRERHVKSISCGSNFTASICIHKWVSGADQSLCSGCRQAFGFTRKRHNCYHCGLVHCHACSSKKASRAALAPIPGKPHRVCDSCYTKLKASENGSVSSSIRKNLGPRRSMDIRERLDKLDLRPSKPLLSSGTEALKHPDVRSFKQGGAKFDSLSTTGGSQVSSLSQLKDISFPSSLSAIQQALKPVATSAPPQPQAAVPSRPASPYARRPSPPRSATPVFSKSIIDSLKKTNELLNQEVTRLQNQVKSLKQKYDTQEVELQKSQIRAEEESSKCIQVMEVIKATAAQLKAMTETLPADVYDSETLRAMHSQVEALLQTNGMDTSKTSSFRFRSSGADHQHMDKPPLANGSFRPSTSAIIPHQSNENGVTTPRISSANTGVEVTEQFESGVYITLVQLLNGTKIFKRVRFSKRKFDGQQAAEWWKENSHRVFMKYTNLGGDITQIGSSSNGKTAEQEDLARHSVNTKAGEEEEPGTPSANAKTAEEEEPATPSADGKSTKEEEPSANATSAEEEEPGTPSAYRKTTEEEDPSANATNAEEDVVDKPLADETTGKEEEAMTPSANATGDEEEAGPTSAKETSEPAPPPGT, via the exons ATGGCAGATCCAGTCAGTTATGGGAATTCTGGACGTGACATTGAACAA GCACTTGTTGTTCTGAAGAAAGGCACTCAACTAATCAAGTATAGTCGCAAAGGGAAGCCTAAACTTTGTCCATTCAGAATATCCCCT gATGAAGCAACACTTATTTGGTACTCACGTGGAGAAGAAAGAAATTTGAAGTTATCTTCCGTCTCACGGATTATTGCTGGGCAGAGAACT GCTGTCTTTAGGAGGTACCTGCGTCCTGAAAAAGAATATTTATCGTTTTCTCTTATCTATAAAAACGGGGAAAGATCTCTTGATCTG ATATGCAAGGACAAAACTGAAGCAGAGGTGTGGTTTGCGGGTCTTAAGGAATTGATATCCACAGGCCAGCAAAGTAGGCGTAGCAGAAGTGAACTTCCTGAT TTTCAAGAAGGTGGCCTTTTATTTGGTGCAGCATTAGAAGTTTCTTCAACTCTTTCCCGTGATAATCCTCTGAATTTGATAAGCCCAGATGTTGGGTCAGATCGTGCAAGTATGCAAAGACCAAGTAATGCAGATGGTGGTTTCCGGATTAGTGTTTCAAGTGCAGCTCCTAGCTATTCAAGTCAAGGTAGTGGACCAGATGATATAGAATCTTTAGGTGATGTATACGTTTGGGGAGAAGTTTATAGTGATGGGAATTTGAACGAGGGGTCTGTGACCTCTTTCCCTTCAAAAAGTGATGTGCTTCTTCCTAAGCCCTTAGAGTCAACTGTAGTTCTAGATGTACATCAGATTTCTTCTGGTTCTAGGCATGCTGCTCTCGTAACCAGGCAAGGTGAGGTTTTCTCATGGGGTGAACAATTTGGTGGACGGCTTGGTCATGGAATTGATAAAGATTGCAGTTGTCCTCGTCTGGTTGAATTTTTGGCAGTGAACAATGTAGAATATATTGCATGCGGTGAGTATCATACATGCGCTATATCTACGGCTGGTGATCTATTTACGTGGGGGGATGGTACCTATTTTGCAGGCCTTCTTGGTCATTCCACTGAAGTTAGCCACTGGGCACCTAAAAGAGTTTCTGGTCCCATAGAAGGACTTCAAGTTTTGTCTGTTGCGTGTGGGTCATGGCACTCAGCACTGGCCACTACAAGTGGACAATTGTTTACATTTGGTAACGGGGCGTTTGGTGCTTTAGGCCATGGGAATCTTGAGAGTGTTTCATACCCAAGAGAGGTTGAAGCTTTGAGCGGCTTTAAGGCTGTTAAGGTTGCATGTGGTATCTGGCACACTGCAGCTGTTGTAGAGGTTATGGGTCAGCAAGGAACAGCCATATCTAGAAAGTTATTCACGTGGGGTGGTGGTGACAAATATCGATTAGGTCATGGGGACAAGGATGCTCGTCTGGTTCCTACATGTGTCGCGCCACTTATTGATTACAATTTCCTAACGATGGCATGTGGAGAAAATATAACTGTTGCCTTAACAACATCAGGGCATGTGTTTACCATGGGAAGCACAGCTTATGGTCAGTTAGGCAACCCATTGTCTAATGGTAAATTACCATGCTTGGTACAGGATAAATTAGTTGGTGAATTTGTTGAAGAGGTTTCATGCGGTGCATGCCATGTTGCGGTCCTAACATCAAGAAGTGAAGTTTTCACCTGGGGTTGTGGTGCAAATGGTAGACTGGGGCACGGGGATACTGATGATCGCAAAGCTCCAACCCTAGTTGAAGCCCTTAGAGAGAGGCATGTTAAAAGCATTTCATGTGGCTCGAATTTCACTGCAAGCATATGCATTCATAAGTGGGTGTCAGGTGCAGACCAATCGCTATGTTCTGGCTGTAGGCAAGCATTTGGTTTTACCAGAAAGAGACATAACTGTTACCATTGTGGTCTGGTGCATTGCCATGCTTGCAGTTCCAAAAAAGCCTCAAGAGCTGCATTAGCTCCAATTCCAGGAAAGCCACATCGTGTATGTGATTCTTGTTATACGAAACTTAAAGCATCAGAAAATGGCAGTGTCTCTTCCTCTATTAGGAAGAATTTAGGTCCTCGAAGATCAATGGACATTAGGGAGAGGTTGGACAAACTGGATCTAAGGCCTTCAAAGCCTCTATTGTCTTCTGGTACAGAAGCACTGAAGCACCCTGATGTCAGGTCATTTAAGCAAGGTGGAGCAAAATTTGATTCTCTTTCGACAACAGGAGGTTCCCAAGTTTCGTCTCTCTCCCAACTTAAAGATATTTCTTTTCCAAGTTCATTGAGCGCAATTCAACAGGCTTTAAAGCCAGTTGCTACCTCTGCACCTCCTCAGCCTCAGGCTGCAGTACCTTCTAGACCGGCTTCACCATATGCGCGAAGGCCAAGTCCTCCACGCTCTGCCACTCCTGTATTTTCTAAAAGTATTATTGATAGCCTCAAGAAAACAAATGAGCTTTTGAACCAAGAAGTCACGAGGTTGCAAAACCAG GTGAAGAGTTTGAAACAGAAATATGACACTCAAGAGGTAGAGCTACAGAAATCACAAATAAGAGCAGAGGAAGAATCGTCCAAATGTATACAAGTGATGGAAGTAATCAAGGCTACCGCTGCCCAG TTGAAGGCCATGACAGAAACGTTACCCGCGGATGTGTATGACAGTGAAACATTAAGAGCCATGCATAGTCAAGTGGAAGCTCTGCTACAAACTAATGGAATGGACACATCAAAAACATCTTCCTTCCGGTTTAGAAGTTCAGGGGCTGACCATCAACATATGGACAAGCCTCCTTTGGCCAACGGATCTTTTAGACCATCTACATCTGCCATCATACCTCATCAAAGCAATGAGAATGGTGTTACAACACCTAGGATTTCATCTGCTAATACAGGAGTGGAAGTGACAGAACAATTTGAATCTGGTGTCTACATAACTCTAGTTCAACTACTAAACGGCACCAAAATTTTCAAACGTGTCAGATTTAG taaaagaaaattTGATGGGCAACAAGCAGCAGAGTGGTGGAAGGAGAACAGTCATAGAGTGTTTATGAAGTACACGAATCTTGGGGGTGACATTACTCAAATTGGATCCTCCAGCAATGGGAAAACTGCTGAGCAAGAAGATTTGGCGAGGCATTCAGTAAACACAAAAGCTGGTGAGGAAGAAGAGCCAGGCACGCCTTCTGCCAATGCAAAAACTGCGGAAGAAGAAGAGCCAGCGACACCTTCTGCAGACGGAAAAAGTACCAAAGAAGAAGAGCCCTCTGCAAATGCAACAAGTGCTGAGGAAGAAGAGCCAGGGACACCTTCTGCATACAGAAAAACTACCGAGGAAGAAGATCCTTCTGCAAATGCAACAAATGCCGAGGAGGATGTGGTGGATAAGCCTTTGGCTGATGAAACAActggtaaagaagaagaagcaatgacaCCTTCTGCCAATGCCactggtgatgaagaagaggcaGGGCCAACTTCTGCCAAGGAAACGAGTGAGCCTGCACCACCTCCTGGAACCTAG